In the genome of Halobacterium noricense, one region contains:
- the panB gene encoding 3-methyl-2-oxobutanoate hydroxymethyltransferase codes for MPTVRDVRRNAGDEPITMLTAYDAPTASVVDDAGVDVILVGDSMGNAKLGYDTTLPVTVDEVASATGAVSRVTEDAVVVADMPFLSFGADEADSIEHCGRMLKEANADAVKLESGPHTVELTDRLTDLGIPVMAHLGLTPQHVNQLGGYFRQGTDQSAAKRILDLSREHEDAGACSLVLEHVPANVASDVTDALDVPTIGIGAGPGTDGQVLVVDDAIGLSERSPPFAEQFGDVKTEMENAVEGYVDAVESGEFPSEEHSHVEEDVDSLY; via the coding sequence ATGCCGACCGTCCGAGACGTCCGCCGGAACGCGGGCGACGAGCCGATAACGATGCTGACCGCGTACGACGCGCCGACCGCTAGCGTCGTCGACGACGCGGGCGTCGACGTGATTCTCGTCGGCGACAGCATGGGCAACGCGAAGCTCGGCTACGACACCACGCTCCCCGTGACCGTCGACGAAGTCGCGAGTGCGACCGGCGCAGTGTCCCGAGTCACCGAGGACGCCGTGGTCGTCGCAGACATGCCGTTCCTGAGTTTCGGAGCGGACGAAGCCGACAGCATCGAGCACTGCGGCCGCATGCTGAAGGAGGCGAACGCCGACGCCGTGAAACTCGAATCCGGCCCGCACACGGTCGAACTCACGGACCGGCTGACGGACCTCGGGATTCCCGTGATGGCCCACCTCGGGCTGACGCCCCAGCACGTCAACCAACTCGGCGGCTACTTCCGGCAGGGAACCGACCAGAGCGCCGCCAAACGCATCCTCGACCTCTCGCGCGAGCACGAGGACGCGGGCGCGTGCTCGCTCGTGCTCGAACACGTCCCCGCGAACGTCGCCAGCGACGTCACGGACGCCCTCGACGTTCCGACCATCGGCATCGGTGCTGGCCCGGGCACAGATGGCCAGGTGCTCGTCGTGGACGACGCCATCGGGCTCTCCGAGCGCAGTCCGCCGTTCGCCGAACAGTTCGGCGACGTCAAAACGGAGATGGAGAACGCCGTCGAGGGCTACGTCGACGCGGTCGAATCCGGGGAGTTCCCCAGCGAGGAGCACAGTCACGTCGAGGAAGACGTGGATTCTCTCTATTAG
- a CDS encoding DUF5822 domain-containing protein, with product MPELQEETDPEGVDYGWVMQTTFVLTIVVGAPAVVVLSLFYTLPTWAARVSFAVRVGAVVWLLTALATYWYARRNVEE from the coding sequence GTGCCGGAGTTACAGGAGGAGACCGACCCGGAGGGTGTCGACTACGGCTGGGTGATGCAGACGACGTTCGTGCTCACCATCGTCGTCGGCGCGCCTGCGGTGGTCGTTCTCTCGCTATTCTACACGCTGCCGACGTGGGCCGCCCGGGTGTCGTTCGCGGTGCGCGTCGGCGCAGTCGTCTGGCTACTCACCGCGCTCGCGACGTACTGGTACGCGCGCCGGAACGTCGAGGAGTAG
- a CDS encoding HAD family hydrolase has product MTDYEAVVYDLDGTLVRLAVDWAVVEREVAARLREAGVDPSAYDMWEMLDAAEDAGIGSDVHDLIASHERDGATRAQRLPGADELAGLDAPAAVCSLNAEDACRTALERHDLLDSFRVVAGRDTVPARKPDSRALTWVLDELGVEPENALFVGDSASDEVTAERAGTSFRWA; this is encoded by the coding sequence GTGACTGACTACGAGGCAGTGGTCTACGACCTCGACGGGACGCTCGTCCGGCTCGCGGTCGACTGGGCGGTCGTCGAGCGCGAGGTCGCCGCGCGGCTCCGCGAGGCAGGCGTCGACCCCAGCGCGTACGACATGTGGGAGATGCTGGACGCCGCCGAGGACGCGGGCATCGGGAGTGACGTCCACGACCTCATCGCGAGCCACGAGCGCGACGGTGCGACCCGCGCACAGCGCCTGCCGGGCGCGGACGAACTCGCGGGCCTCGACGCCCCCGCGGCGGTCTGCTCGCTGAACGCGGAGGACGCGTGTCGCACCGCGCTGGAGCGCCACGACCTGCTGGACTCGTTCCGCGTGGTCGCGGGCCGCGACACGGTGCCCGCGCGCAAGCCCGACTCGCGGGCGCTGACGTGGGTACTGGACGAACTCGGCGTCGAACCCGAGAATGCGCTGTTCGTCGGCGACTCGGCCTCGGACGAAGTGACTGCCGAGCGCGCGGGCACGTCGTTCCGCTGGGCGTAG
- a CDS encoding acyl-CoA dehydrogenase family protein encodes MDLSAEQRQIRDAVREFATEEIRPTAADADREQEFPEAVWDGLGEMGMTAMTVPEAYGGLDVDSLTYSVVNEEVAYGALSVATALSVHCLATSCIAEFGSDDLKSEWLPEMADGRPVGAFALSEPEAGSNPAQMTTEAVRDGDEYVLNGKKQWITNGQRSGVAIVFAKVDGDDKITQFLVPKDTEGIEVGKKEDKLGLRASDTTALLFDDCRIPAEYRLTEEGKGMSAALHILTGGRIGIASQAVGLARAGLDAALSYADEREQFDQQLSEIQTIRHKLADMETQTQAARLLARDAARRADAGEDHRDAAAKAKYFASEAAVDVTNEAVQIHGGYGYTTDFDVERFYRDAKITTIYEGTSEIQKEVIARGLLD; translated from the coding sequence ATGGACCTCTCCGCCGAGCAGCGCCAGATACGGGACGCCGTCCGGGAGTTCGCGACCGAGGAGATTCGCCCGACGGCGGCCGACGCCGACCGCGAGCAGGAGTTCCCCGAGGCCGTCTGGGACGGCCTCGGGGAGATGGGGATGACCGCGATGACCGTCCCGGAGGCGTACGGCGGCCTCGACGTGGACAGTCTCACGTACAGCGTCGTCAACGAGGAGGTCGCGTACGGCGCGCTGTCGGTGGCGACTGCGCTCTCCGTGCACTGCCTCGCGACGTCGTGCATCGCGGAGTTCGGCAGCGACGACCTCAAATCCGAGTGGCTGCCGGAGATGGCCGACGGCCGGCCCGTCGGCGCGTTCGCGCTCTCGGAGCCCGAAGCCGGCTCGAACCCCGCGCAGATGACCACCGAGGCAGTCCGCGACGGCGACGAGTACGTGCTGAACGGGAAGAAGCAGTGGATTACGAACGGCCAGCGCTCCGGCGTCGCCATCGTCTTCGCGAAGGTGGACGGCGACGACAAGATAACGCAGTTCCTCGTACCCAAGGACACAGAGGGTATCGAGGTCGGGAAGAAGGAAGACAAACTCGGGCTGCGCGCCAGCGACACCACCGCGTTGCTGTTCGACGACTGCCGGATTCCCGCCGAGTACCGGCTCACCGAAGAAGGCAAGGGGATGTCCGCGGCGCTGCACATCCTGACTGGGGGCCGCATCGGCATCGCGTCGCAAGCGGTCGGGCTCGCGCGGGCCGGCCTCGACGCGGCGCTCTCGTACGCCGACGAGCGCGAGCAGTTCGACCAGCAACTCTCGGAGATTCAGACGATTCGGCACAAGCTCGCGGACATGGAGACGCAGACGCAGGCTGCGCGGCTGCTCGCGCGCGACGCCGCCCGGCGGGCGGACGCGGGCGAGGACCACCGCGACGCCGCGGCGAAGGCGAAGTACTTCGCCAGCGAGGCCGCCGTCGACGTCACCAACGAAGCCGTCCAGATTCACGGCGGCTACGGCTACACCACCGACTTCGACGTCGAGCGATTCTACCGCGACGCCAAGATTACGACCATCTACGAGGGTACATCCGAGATTCAGAAAGAGGTCATCGCGCGCGGCCTACTGGACTGA
- a CDS encoding helix-turn-helix domain-containing protein, translated as MPKYSTGDASGGGGGQTCELCGSSADSLRTADVAGAELTVCPDCASSHDESPDRSPDEDQERKQQAAQNTARALDQATGDSSHWEENGTDYERDQLPYLVSDYGERVVRARQEAGLQREELAEELDIDESDLLAVEQARATQASVGGSVVAALEARLDVELSDE; from the coding sequence ATGCCGAAGTATTCGACCGGCGATGCCAGCGGCGGCGGGGGCGGACAGACCTGCGAGCTCTGCGGGTCGTCCGCCGACTCCCTCCGCACCGCGGACGTCGCGGGGGCGGAGCTCACGGTCTGCCCCGACTGCGCGAGCAGCCACGACGAGAGCCCCGACCGGAGTCCCGACGAGGACCAGGAACGCAAGCAGCAGGCCGCACAGAACACGGCCCGCGCGCTCGACCAGGCGACCGGCGACTCCAGTCACTGGGAGGAGAACGGCACCGACTACGAGCGCGACCAGCTCCCGTACCTCGTCTCGGACTACGGCGAGCGCGTCGTCCGCGCGCGCCAGGAGGCCGGCCTCCAGCGCGAGGAGCTCGCCGAGGAGCTCGACATCGACGAGTCGGACCTGCTCGCGGTCGAGCAGGCGCGTGCGACGCAGGCGAGCGTCGGCGGGTCGGTCGTCGCGGCGCTCGAAGCGCGCCTCGACGTGGAACTCAGCGACGAGTAG
- a CDS encoding DUF7560 family zinc ribbon protein: MSASEEFTFVCPSCGESMAVNPSMRDALVENGCVVCGASVTTEAFSPTDAPE, encoded by the coding sequence ATGAGCGCCAGTGAGGAGTTCACCTTCGTCTGCCCGAGTTGCGGGGAGTCGATGGCAGTCAACCCCTCGATGCGGGACGCCCTCGTGGAGAACGGGTGCGTCGTCTGCGGGGCCTCGGTCACCACCGAGGCGTTCTCCCCGACCGACGCGCCCGAGTAA
- a CDS encoding pyridoxamine 5'-phosphate oxidase family protein: MALEKQTEMTQSDTDALLGRHETGVLSLARDDDPYAIPISYGYDADDRTFYLRLVSTPESEKREFLSSNPDARLVVYEEDEPTYQSVVVTGTLAGIPRDEMTVEHVEQYGEAKRPLFEIWGEAKPDLDIKLYELRADTISGRHIELSERHD; the protein is encoded by the coding sequence ATGGCCCTGGAGAAGCAGACCGAGATGACGCAGTCGGACACCGACGCGCTCCTCGGCCGCCACGAAACCGGCGTGCTCTCGCTCGCCCGCGACGACGACCCGTACGCGATTCCCATCTCCTACGGGTACGACGCCGACGACCGCACGTTCTACCTCCGGCTGGTCTCCACGCCGGAGAGCGAGAAACGCGAGTTCCTCTCCTCGAACCCCGACGCCCGCCTCGTCGTCTACGAGGAGGACGAACCCACCTACCAGAGCGTCGTCGTCACCGGCACGCTCGCCGGGATTCCTCGCGACGAGATGACCGTCGAGCACGTCGAACAGTACGGCGAGGCGAAACGCCCGCTGTTCGAAATCTGGGGCGAAGCCAAACCCGACCTCGACATCAAGCTGTACGAACTCCGCGCCGACACCATCAGCGGCCGCCACATCGAACTCTCCGAGCGCCACGACTGA
- a CDS encoding helix-turn-helix domain-containing protein → MSGGIRVTVEFPAPAVCPVADLSERASTTISDVSTSVAAADSADCVTEFLVDADAVPEDYDDPVFEYADRHLYRVTHDTDADCPCVCLGEFDTPVDRFFAHSGDLEVVFHAESFDQLQAIVSEFRDRYPEVDIQRLVRAPTGGAPRDTVFVDRGKLTDRQLEVLQTAHDMGYFAQPREANATDVADELDITPSTLTEHLTAAQRKLFADVLEEGS, encoded by the coding sequence ATGTCTGGCGGGATTCGCGTCACCGTCGAGTTCCCCGCGCCGGCGGTCTGCCCCGTCGCCGACCTCTCCGAGCGCGCCAGCACCACTATCAGCGACGTCTCCACGAGCGTCGCGGCCGCCGACTCCGCGGACTGCGTCACCGAGTTCCTCGTCGACGCCGACGCCGTCCCCGAGGACTACGACGACCCGGTCTTCGAGTACGCCGACCGCCACCTCTACCGCGTCACTCACGACACCGACGCCGACTGCCCCTGCGTCTGTCTGGGCGAGTTCGACACACCTGTCGACCGCTTTTTCGCACACTCTGGCGACCTCGAAGTCGTCTTCCACGCCGAGAGCTTCGACCAGCTCCAGGCCATCGTCAGCGAGTTCCGCGACCGCTACCCGGAGGTCGACATCCAGCGCCTCGTCCGCGCGCCCACCGGTGGCGCCCCCCGCGACACGGTGTTCGTCGACCGCGGGAAGCTCACCGACCGCCAGCTCGAAGTGCTCCAGACCGCCCACGACATGGGCTACTTCGCCCAGCCCCGCGAGGCCAACGCCACGGATGTCGCCGACGAACTCGACATTACCCCGTCGACGCTCACCGAGCACCTCACCGCCGCCCAGCGCAAGCTCTTCGCGGACGTGCTCGAAGAAGGGTCCTGA
- a CDS encoding winged helix-turn-helix domain-containing protein, with translation MSQSQLPAGIRDRDDGPTTHADAENVQNILDALDDADCRTILEATRDATLTVNEISEQYDLPQSTAYRKVDILADAGLLEESLRVRRSGKHVSEYDCGVEDVTLSVDASGVALTVDHADTDASATFANSLSTQTNVADD, from the coding sequence ATGAGTCAGAGTCAGCTGCCCGCCGGCATCCGTGACCGCGACGACGGCCCCACCACGCACGCCGACGCCGAGAACGTCCAGAACATCCTCGACGCGCTCGACGACGCCGATTGCCGGACGATTCTGGAAGCCACCCGGGACGCCACGCTCACCGTCAACGAAATCTCCGAGCAGTACGACCTCCCCCAGTCGACGGCCTACCGCAAGGTCGACATCCTCGCGGACGCCGGCCTCCTCGAAGAGTCGCTGCGCGTGCGCCGCTCCGGCAAGCACGTCAGCGAGTACGACTGCGGCGTCGAGGACGTCACGCTCTCCGTCGACGCGAGCGGCGTCGCCCTCACTGTCGACCACGCCGACACCGACGCGAGCGCCACGTTCGCCAACTCCCTCTCCACCCAGACGAATGTCGCAGACGACTGA
- a CDS encoding DUF420 domain-containing protein, with the protein MTDGFARRHVRSLTAVLSVASLALVIAVVRGFVPASAVPHAPDAVLHALPTVNAALSAAAIVTISAGWRAIRNGDVERHKAAMLTSTLLFVLFLAFYLYRIVVEGTTGFAGPDAVYTYVYLPILIIHMGLAMVSIPLVYYALLLAGTRPVNEIPATNHATVGRVAASLWLVSFALGIVVYLLLYVLY; encoded by the coding sequence ATGACAGACGGGTTCGCGCGGCGGCACGTTCGTTCGCTGACCGCGGTGCTCTCGGTGGCGTCGCTCGCGCTCGTAATCGCCGTCGTCCGCGGGTTCGTGCCCGCGTCCGCGGTGCCGCACGCGCCGGACGCGGTCCTGCACGCGCTCCCGACCGTGAACGCCGCACTCAGCGCGGCCGCCATCGTCACCATCTCCGCCGGCTGGCGCGCGATTCGGAACGGCGACGTCGAGCGCCACAAGGCCGCGATGCTGACATCGACGTTGCTGTTCGTGCTGTTCCTCGCGTTCTACCTCTACCGCATCGTCGTCGAGGGAACCACGGGATTCGCGGGTCCGGACGCGGTCTACACGTACGTCTACCTCCCGATTTTGATTATCCACATGGGGCTGGCGATGGTGTCGATTCCCCTGGTCTACTACGCGCTGTTGCTCGCGGGCACCCGCCCGGTGAACGAGATTCCGGCGACGAACCACGCGACTGTCGGCCGCGTCGCGGCGTCGCTGTGGCTGGTGTCGTTCGCGCTCGGTATCGTCGTCTACCTCCTGTTGTACGTGCTCTACTAA
- the purF gene encoding amidophosphoribosyltransferase, whose product MSPGREDGPEFDHPTEKCGVVGVSLAERDAAFPTYYALYALQHRGQESAGIVTHDGFQQHQHVGMGLVGEAFDESDIEGLVGSAGIGHVRYPTAGSVDKSCAQPFSVSFKGGALGLSHNGNLVNADEIRDDLASSGHAFTSDGDTEVIAHDLARNLLDEDLVAAVETTMNRVHGSYSLTIMHDDSVLGVRDPLGNRPLVLGELDDGYVLASESAAIDTLGGDLVRDVRPGELVVLHEDGEGYDSHQLVEAENTANCFFEYVYFARPDSVIDDELVYEVRRELGRQLWTENGVDTDVVMPVPDSGRAFASGYAEAGQADGATVEFAEGLMKNRYVGRTFIMPTQEAREQAVRLKLNPIKSTVEGRTVTVIDDSIVRGTTSSQLVDLLREAGAEEVHVRIGAPPISAPCYMGIDMATRDELIAADKTASEIADQIGADSLSYLSLDAVTTAIGRSEADLCAGCVTGEYPYDIPGEAADRDIDHPVEAPADD is encoded by the coding sequence ATGTCACCCGGGCGCGAGGACGGCCCCGAGTTCGACCATCCCACAGAGAAGTGCGGCGTCGTCGGCGTCTCTCTCGCCGAGCGCGACGCCGCCTTCCCGACGTACTACGCGCTGTACGCGCTCCAACACCGCGGCCAGGAGTCCGCTGGCATCGTCACCCACGACGGCTTCCAGCAACACCAGCACGTCGGCATGGGCCTCGTCGGCGAGGCCTTCGACGAGTCCGACATCGAGGGACTCGTGGGCAGCGCCGGCATCGGCCACGTGCGCTACCCGACCGCGGGCAGCGTCGACAAGTCCTGCGCACAGCCGTTCTCCGTCTCGTTCAAGGGCGGCGCGCTCGGGCTCAGTCATAACGGCAATCTCGTGAACGCCGACGAGATCCGCGACGACCTCGCGAGCAGCGGGCACGCGTTCACCAGCGACGGCGACACCGAGGTCATCGCTCACGACCTCGCGCGCAACCTCCTCGACGAGGACCTCGTCGCCGCCGTCGAGACGACGATGAACCGCGTCCACGGGTCGTACTCGCTGACCATCATGCACGACGACTCCGTGCTCGGCGTGCGCGACCCGCTGGGCAACCGCCCGCTCGTCCTCGGGGAGCTCGACGACGGCTACGTGCTCGCCAGCGAGTCCGCGGCCATCGACACGCTCGGCGGCGACCTCGTGCGCGACGTCCGCCCCGGCGAACTCGTCGTCCTCCACGAGGACGGCGAGGGCTACGACTCCCACCAACTGGTCGAAGCCGAGAACACCGCGAACTGCTTCTTCGAGTACGTCTACTTCGCGCGCCCGGACTCCGTCATCGACGACGAACTCGTCTACGAGGTACGACGAGAACTCGGCCGCCAGCTCTGGACGGAGAACGGCGTCGACACGGACGTCGTGATGCCCGTCCCGGACTCCGGGCGCGCGTTCGCCTCCGGGTACGCCGAGGCCGGACAGGCCGACGGCGCGACCGTCGAGTTCGCGGAGGGCCTGATGAAGAACCGCTACGTCGGCCGCACGTTCATCATGCCCACCCAAGAGGCCCGCGAGCAGGCCGTCCGCCTCAAACTCAACCCCATCAAGTCCACCGTCGAGGGCCGCACCGTCACCGTCATCGACGACTCCATCGTCCGCGGCACCACGAGCAGCCAGCTCGTCGACCTCCTCCGCGAGGCCGGGGCGGAGGAAGTTCACGTGCGCATCGGCGCGCCGCCGATTAGCGCGCCCTGCTACATGGGCATCGACATGGCGACCCGCGACGAACTCATCGCCGCCGACAAGACCGCCAGCGAGATCGCCGACCAGATCGGCGCGGACAGCCTCTCGTATCTCTCGCTGGACGCCGTCACGACCGCAATCGGCCGGTCGGAGGCGGACCTCTGCGCGGGCTGCGTGACCGGCGAGTACCCCTACGACATTCCCGGCGAGGCCGCAGACCGCGACATCGACCACCCGGTCGAAGCGCCCGCCGACGACTGA
- a CDS encoding 50S ribosomal protein L37e, with protein sequence MTGAGTPSQGKKNTTTHTKCRRCGEKSYHTKKKVCSSCGFGKSAKRRGYNWQGKTGDN encoded by the coding sequence ATGACGGGAGCTGGGACCCCGAGCCAAGGGAAGAAGAACACGACGACGCACACGAAGTGCCGCCGGTGCGGCGAGAAGTCCTACCACACGAAGAAGAAGGTCTGTTCGAGCTGTGGCTTCGGCAAGTCCGCGAAGCGCCGTGGCTACAACTGGCAGGGCAAGACCGGCGACAACTAA
- a CDS encoding LSM domain-containing protein, which yields MSGRPLDVLEESLEETVTVRLKDGEEFTGVLTGYDQHMNIVLEGEDTTIIRGDNVVTIKP from the coding sequence ATGAGCGGCCGACCACTCGACGTACTCGAGGAGTCACTAGAGGAGACCGTCACGGTCCGACTCAAGGACGGCGAAGAGTTCACCGGCGTCCTCACGGGCTACGACCAGCACATGAACATCGTGCTGGAGGGCGAAGACACAACGATTATCCGTGGCGACAACGTCGTTACCATCAAACCATGA
- a CDS encoding M20/M25/M40 family metallo-hydrolase, with amino-acid sequence MDETRDAFLRRLLDAPSPSGFETAGQRAWVDYVEEFADDVRTDAYGNAVAVYDGGDTEVAFAGHADELGFVVTAITDDGFLRVRPLGGVDRSVTEGSQVAVHTDEGTVNGVVGHTAIHLREAGEDAPADVTEQHVDVGAEDGEQARELVEVGDPATLAAGVHDLAGTRIAGRGLDNRTGSWVAAEALRRAAERGADCTVYAVNTVQEELGTRGASMVAFDLDPDVALVVDVTHAADNPSYPSAHASEVELGGGPTVTRGGSSHPEVARAVRAAGDAEGIDVQVEAMSTTTGTDADTFFRARSGIPTVAIGIPNRYMHTPAEVVDTEDVEDAADLLAAFAVREADRESFAVDV; translated from the coding sequence ATGGACGAGACGCGAGACGCCTTCCTGCGCCGCCTGCTCGACGCGCCCAGCCCCTCCGGGTTCGAGACCGCCGGGCAGCGCGCGTGGGTCGACTACGTCGAGGAGTTCGCCGACGACGTACGCACGGACGCGTACGGGAACGCGGTCGCCGTCTACGACGGCGGCGACACCGAGGTCGCGTTCGCCGGCCACGCTGACGAACTCGGCTTCGTCGTGACTGCCATCACCGACGACGGCTTCCTGCGCGTGCGGCCGCTGGGTGGCGTCGACCGCTCGGTAACCGAGGGCTCGCAGGTCGCGGTCCACACCGACGAGGGTACCGTCAACGGTGTCGTCGGCCATACCGCCATTCATCTCCGGGAGGCTGGTGAGGACGCGCCCGCGGACGTCACCGAGCAGCACGTGGACGTCGGTGCCGAGGACGGCGAGCAGGCCCGCGAACTCGTGGAGGTCGGCGACCCCGCGACGCTCGCAGCGGGCGTCCACGACCTCGCGGGGACGCGCATCGCGGGCCGCGGCCTCGACAACCGCACGGGATCGTGGGTCGCCGCGGAAGCACTCCGGCGCGCCGCCGAACGGGGCGCTGACTGCACGGTGTACGCCGTCAACACTGTCCAAGAGGAACTCGGAACGCGGGGCGCGAGCATGGTGGCGTTCGACCTCGACCCGGACGTCGCGCTCGTCGTGGACGTCACGCACGCCGCGGACAACCCGTCGTACCCCAGCGCCCACGCCAGCGAGGTCGAACTGGGCGGCGGGCCGACCGTGACCCGTGGCGGGTCGAGTCACCCCGAGGTGGCGCGCGCGGTCCGGGCCGCGGGCGACGCGGAGGGCATCGACGTGCAGGTCGAGGCGATGTCCACGACGACGGGGACGGACGCGGACACGTTCTTCCGGGCGCGCAGCGGCATTCCCACAGTCGCCATCGGCATCCCGAACCGGTACATGCACACGCCCGCCGAAGTCGTGGACACCGAGGACGTCGAGGACGCCGCGGACCTGCTGGCGGCGTTCGCGGTCCGCGAGGCCGACCGGGAGTCGTTCGCAGTGGACGTCTGA